The nucleotide window CGAAGAGCGTTGCGGAAGAAGTCATTGCTGCCGCCTCTGGCGCAGTCTCCGTCGATTAACAAGCAATACCAGACGAACAACAGTCATGGCAAAAGAACAATTCAAGCGGAACAAGCCCCACGTGAACGTGGGCACGATCGGTCACGTCGACCATGGCAAGACGACGCTGACGGCAGCAATCACGACGGTGCTTGCGAAGCGTGTTGAAGGGAACACCCTTCGTTCA belongs to Rhodothermales bacterium and includes:
- a CDS encoding GTP-binding protein, with the translated sequence MAKEQFKRNKPHVNVGTIGHVDHGKTTLTAAITTVLAKRVEGNTLRS